The genomic DNA tggcgaggaagcccaagaggaagccaccgggcttataaggaatgggctccctcagttaaataataagaacaaaatatcatcataattacacatggggaaatcaatggcagagctacagtaaatcttaaaataagtatattagatagtcgtactaatcatagttctaggctaaaaaagcgaaatgacaaaaagaaaaaaacaaaaacaaaaacgaaagaaaataaaagagcaaaggaagaaaaagtaaAGTAATTCTTGAGAGTTTAACTCGCCTAACAAACTGTGCGAGACTGAATAATCGCGAATtaagtttacaaataaattaaatttatttcatgGCCATGTTTTCGCTTCCGCTACCTATTTTCCCTATAATATCTTTTTTGATGTTCCCCTGGTTATTTCCATCAGTTCTTTGTACTGGTTGTACTCTGCGGTTGAATTTTCGACCATTGCGGCAACAAATCAAGTTCCGTGATTGTGTTCTAAATGCTGAGCTGTGCAGACTATATATGATTGGATTAATAGTTGAATTCAAAAATACCAAAGCTGAAGTTATACTGAAGTGAACTGGTGTCAACTCAATAGTGCCAGTGAAACCCAGAAAGTAGATTGTGAGTTCCGGAATCCAGCAAAGGGCATAGACGATTGTCACAGCAATAACAAGTTTGGTGACTCGTCTTCTGTAGCGTATTAATGCCATCTGGTTAGCCTGCCGCTGGTGTAATTGGTTCGCAAACCATAGTCGGTGTACTACACGGGAATATAGTAAGCTCATAATACCAAGTGGTAAAAACCCAGCCACCACAGACCACCCAACAGTGTAAATACTGGCATAAATCCTGTTGGGCCAGCTGTGTACGCAGTTGTTTACTTCTTTGTCGAAAACCGTGATGAAAAAGCCGATGCCAGCCCACAAAAGAGCAAGAATCCAACTCAAGCCGGCGAATTGTACAACTTTCTTTCTTGTCAACTTTCGTTTTCGACTGAAAGGAAACATGACAGCATAGTAGCGCTCTATTGCTATGGCAACCAGGGAAAAGACGGATGATACTGCCCCAACCCACCCTAGAACGCCACCAGTGACGAGCTTGCAGAGTATATCCCCCGTAAGACCCTCAGGATGAT from Porites lutea chromosome 6, jaPorLute2.1, whole genome shotgun sequence includes the following:
- the LOC140942230 gene encoding QRFP-like peptide receptor — encoded protein: MSVYISFAVLFSVMMIADLVGNTLVVLVVVKNNSMQTPVNNLLVNLAAADMIVGIFFGIQYIITPLVNHPEGLTGDILCKLVTGGVLGWVGAVSSVFSLVAIAIERYYAVMFPFSRKRKLTRKKVVQFAGLSWILALLWAGIGFFITVFDKEVNNCVHSWPNRIYASIYTVGWSVVAGFLPLGIMSLLYSRVVHRLWFANQLHQRQANQMALIRYRRRVTKLVIAVTIVYALCWIPELTIYFLGFTGTIELTPVHFSITSALVFLNSTINPIIYSLHSSAFRTQSRNLICCRNGRKFNRRVQPVQRTDGNNQGNIKKDIIGKIGSGSENMAMK